In the Ruminococcus albus 7 = DSM 20455 genome, one interval contains:
- the tnpA gene encoding IS66 family insertion sequence element accessory protein TnpA: MDKTTSITTIKKEMQLQEWSAQIKAQQASGLTIREWCKEKGIKPNTYYNRLRKVREKYIENSPTIVPVSVPCSNENIRIEKNGLQISLPADISADTLTALVHELC; encoded by the coding sequence ATGGACAAAACAACATCCATCACAACAATCAAAAAAGAAATGCAGCTTCAGGAATGGTCTGCGCAGATCAAAGCACAGCAGGCAAGCGGTCTGACGATCCGGGAATGGTGCAAAGAAAAAGGGATCAAGCCAAACACGTATTACAACCGCCTAAGAAAAGTTCGTGAAAAGTATATCGAAAATTCTCCGACCATCGTTCCTGTATCAGTTCCTTGCTCAAACGAAAATATCCGCATTGAGAAAAACGGACTTCAAATATCTCTTCCGGCAGATATATCTGCGGACACTCTGACCGCTTTGGTGCATGAGCTATGCTGA